A stretch of the Aegilops tauschii subsp. strangulata cultivar AL8/78 chromosome 4, Aet v6.0, whole genome shotgun sequence genome encodes the following:
- the LOC109753215 gene encoding uncharacterized protein, whose translation MSCLKDVPTLRGDNHTEWRKRVDLAFVLADLDWVVDEPQPVRPTELVREATDDDVAWAKKRGDYAPLEMSYIMENQKWVNANKKCMAFIKNTIVSTIVGSIAECTSAGELLTKIKSQFTGSSKIYATQVLEQLVTERYTGGSHGIREHILRMSNMTAKLKPMDEDLEIKPKLLVHLVMASLPKEFETFVVNYNMSPGTWDIEKRIAMCVQEEDKLKASHGGSLNYVKGHKKKNYNQNNKSSPSKSQGKAPYQHQRQQ comes from the coding sequence ATGAGTTGCCTAAAAGATGTTCCGACACTCAGAGGTGACAATCACACTGAGTGGAGGAAGAGAGTTGACCTGGCATTTGTCCTTGCTGACCTGGACTGGGTTGTGGATGAACCACAGCCGGTCAGACCTACAGAGCTAGTAAGAGAGGCCACTGATGATGATGTTGCGTGGGCTAAAAAGAGGGGGGATTATGCTCCTTTGGAGATGTCATACATCATGGAAAACCAAAAGTGGGTCAATGCAAACAAAAAGTGCATGGCATTTATAAAGAATACAATTGTGAGCACCATTGTGGGCTCCATTGCAGAGTGCACTTCCGCAGGGGAGTTGCTTACAAAGATAAAGAGCCAGTTCACTGGCTCTTCAAAGATATATGCCACCCAGGTGTTAGAGCAACTGGTGACAGAACGCTACACAGGTGGTAGTCATGGAATAAGAGAGCACATCCTCAGGATGAGCAATATGACAGCAAAGCTAAAGCCCATGGATGAGGATCTGGAGATCAAACCAAAGCTCCTGGTCCACCTGGTCATGGCTTCACTGCCAAAGGAGTTTGAAACTTTTGTTGTAAACTACAATATGTCACCTGGAACATGGGACATTGAAAAGAGAATAGCAATGTGTGTCCAAGAAGAGGACAAACTCAAAGCCTCACATGGTGGTTCACTCAACTATGTGAAGGGTCACAAGAAAAAGAAttacaatcaaaacaacaaaagTTCTCCTTCAAAGTCACAAGGAAAAGCTCCCTATCAGCATCAGCGTCAGCAATAG